GAGAGCAGCAGGTGGAGGTACGAATGAAGCTGATGATGAATGTGGAGGGACAGAAGCGGAATGACAGGGACAGGGTGACCGTCGGGCACCCTCACGAGCTCTAGCTCGAGAACTCTACGACTCAAAATCTCGAACTGTAACTGTAATGACAAAAACAACTCATCCCAAGTGTAGCCAACGCAATACGAGGATGGTAGGGGTCAGAGATAGGCATGGTATATGGAGGGAACCATCAAAATGGCTCATCAAGCGATGCAGATGTAAATGGAGTAAAAGGTATAGTCTATGGGATCGGAGGGAAGTCGGCTGAAGCAAACGGATCAAAACTCGGGGGCTGTCCTGAGGTACCCTCCCCTGGTCAGGGAGCGGGGATCTCCTGTAGAAATACAATCAGAAGATCGGTGCGGTGATCATCAGACACAAATGGGGGTGGGGGAGCAATACTGACGGGTGGGGGCTGTGGTACATGTGGGTCAACAAGTGGGGGATCAAGTGGTGCAGGAATCGGCTCTGGGATAAGTGGTGCAATATCAGGCAAACCAAACGGAACAGGGTCTGGCTTAGGAATGTGCTCTGGGACGTGAGGAGGTGTAGGGACTCGAGCAGGGGATAATGGTGCAGCAGACATCGCAGTATCATCatctgaatcagtggcatagagCTGTAGTCCTGCCGCCTGCAGGGCCGAGGaagtcacagactcaaaggagtctgcaTCTGAGTGCAAGCTAGAGTCGGAGGATATCTCAATAATGGGTATGACGAGAGGGGGTACATCTAGCACAACGACGTCGTCAACCTCCCCATCACCCTATGCATCTGCTGGGTGACCATCCAAAAATAGATCAACGTCATCATCAAATAGGTCATCGAAGGGCCAATCCTCAGGAGGAATGACCAATAGAGGCACTGGATCAAGAATAGGCGCAACAATATGCTCACCATCGGGATGACCGATATTGAGGTGATCATGAATAGGAGCGGGAAGGGAAAAAATTTCCTCAATAGGAATGCCATCAGCTAGAGGTGCGTCATCGCCAAAATCCAGTAATGCGAAGGGCTGAAAGTCATCCTCATCGTCAGACAGCATCTCTAGATCACTCTCGGTGTCCGACGTGAAAATCTCCGGCTCAGGCACGATCTCATCGTCTGAAACGATGGCCATAGGGTCGTGAGCGTCAGACAATCCGCTCTGAGAGGAAGACATGGGTGCCTGTAACAtaataatcataacaacacatATGTTAACAACTAACACTCAGCGTATGTAAACAAAGACAATCATCACTTAATCATGTATTCACGTTATCCTACGTGAGACCTTTTCTATCTTAACTAGTCTACCCCGTGTAAACTAAACCACCAACTGTGACCTTGCTCCTGTTTCTTGTCTTTCCTTTGTAAAATATTGGTTCCATGGATCTTGGCGTTTTGTAAATGCAATGaaaaatattttgtaaaaaatattttcgtgagagagccctaatgattgtagtctagacttgagaaggaatcctagttcgctacaattGAAGCTCTGATatcaaactgtcacaccctgactttttgcggaagcgtattatgtatgacttgcttaatatcattgcattcaattatatcaaacaactatatgatagaaaccatgatgttcatccattactAAGTTTCAAAACATTACATCCCACATTGTTTAATACGAAACCAAGACTTCAAGTTTAAAATACAAGCCAACCAAATGTTTAAGTTCCATAAAGGACTCGACAAAATACATTGATAAAACAAGGCTTTGAATTGTATGTCTTATCTAAGATAAACTATCTAAGTCAAACCCTACAAAGTGCGGATGACATCATTTATTGTAGACACATCATGAAAACTTTCAACCTTCGCCAGATCCatcaattccctgaaatacatgtagtttgaaaacatcaacaaaagttgagcgagttcatgggTTTTGTATGTGAGCTCGTAGTAAacttgtaatcattgtaagtatgtatttgtaaaccggtatgaaagcgtctatgaacagatcaattaatgtgtagctaatacattaatatgtgtgcaacgGTGTAGGAAGGCTCAATCCTTTTGCGTATTTCGTACTGGGCCATTCGgcgggaacgacatagtcaccacatggtccaacccacgggctcatgggtggggctcgcaacacccaaatagatctatcactcatgccctcagtccttatacaaggattaatggtcttaagttaaCGCCTatccattcacatgatctaacagttcattccttagctaaccataccatttgtaatcatcgaaacatttgtaacatgtatttcacccccgaatttgtaaaactgaaaacagttaaaagaaaagggggatatGAACTCACTATCTTGCGTCCTGTAATCCGGTGTAACTCAAAGATCTTGTCCCGAAGTCGTGCAACTACCTACACACGTGCTATGGTTTATTAGACGACtaggtcgtgtaacgactctCAGTTTTAGTTGTTATGACTTAGCATCCTTTGAGTTACGTCTTTGGTGTACTTCATGTTATTCGAAAGTATATAATTAttggttaaaataataatattttaacttaaattatatttattaattattggaatatttgttaatataatatattttaacttatttTGTCTTGTAATCCTTCCATGAATATTTCCCCAAGGATGGGTATACTTGTATTTGTGTATTTCTAGTCTTGTGTATTTTGCCAAGTATTGatggcgtattccggtgtgtatttgtacgaaaatacgcatttttattgtatttattaagtattcttatacttaatttttgtatttaattttccggaataatatttttaatcaataaaaatcaccaatttatattcttaaaatatatgtattttaagaAAACTTTTAATAGAAAATCATCTATAATTCTTCATTggcaaaaataattatatttgcATATAAACctcaaaaaataatatattttcaagattatcttagaaaatatttataaattcatttttcacccaaaaataatatattctaaatttgtttaggaaaatatatattttcttccaaaaataatatacctTCTAAtaattcaagaaaatatatatatatatatatatatatatatatatatatcttttctctattaaaaataatgtattttctacttgacaaaaatatgatatattttgaaACACTTGTAAAAATTATAATTTCCGTTCCTTTGATTTCCAAAATACCGTGtaacttatttgtcaaaatatatatatgaatttaattccggaatatatatatatgtaatccatattccttgttcggtttgtCCATCATTcgggtataaattatatatttgtttTCTTGGAGTTTTGGTAGTattttgtgttatattttttggtattttggtaagttatattatttcatgtcctaggataatataactaatacacataatatacaagtaacacacaaattgtgacttctaaatatattttcctaaatatatacttagtcacttttatttatcaaaaaccaacctccaatatttgtaatttttgtaacaaaaattatggcaaatttttatatgaaaaaccaTGGTTTAAATTTACTTATAAACacttatttaaaaatatttttctaagtgtttaaattctacaaaaattttgccatagtttctccttaaaaatggaggtttccatgctttaacaagcatatcattttcttttaaaatcatcaccaATCATCAACAATTCAATCCATACTTACCATGAGCCAAAATCATGCAAtttacactacatcatgaacttgaagttttgtaaaaatttgtagtaacttagtatgttgttaagtaagcttagttacccttaaaaatgTGGTCATTTGTTTATAATCATCCTTTTACAAGACTTATAACATGTTTCATACTTCATCATACATAAAATCATCTTCATATTCAAGTTCATGtgaaacataaaggatgatcattttGATTCCTACAAGATtcatcctctcacttgctagatcatgtgtttaatcacaatctagcaagtttcttatgatgattaacatcataatcacaagaaatcaacaatcaGGATATACACATACACTAAAACAACATAGATTCTTATGTTAGTGAGCTTTATGTTAAAGATTATCTTCTTATTTCTTCATGATCTTTATGTTTATCAACTTACATAATCTTTTTACCAATCAAAAGAGAAGTAAAATCAAGTTATAAgggtcttactactagcacaagggctagggaagaactcgagatgatgaagattgttgggattgaaccctaccagaggaacagataattaaagccaaaactggatcagaacagtggattctgaataagcagatgctgatacacaaatctcttcccttgaaagtgattacaactactgatgacctcctatctgctgatcttatcAAACTGCTgtctcataactgctgctcaactaaagatctgatggaagactaaagtcctgctgattcaatctactgccttgagtcaagcactgctgatccggacaagtgctgctgggttcacagcagtagaaggttgcagcagctgttctaaagtctgttttgtaatagaatgtataaGCAGTAGTTAAcccaagcagtgtctgtatagatcagaggttatagtttgttaggaggttagatgtcactttcatggtgacgtcagcaaagatgctcagtagtttgcaagtgcctataaatagttcagtactttgtactgttctattagctctttacatcactcgtcttctttgcacgaacaaactactgagctcgggctgagggggaatttgcattcatacatctatctttgtaatcgttgttgaaattaaattcaatcattcggttcatagtgtaaaagatgtttgattaaagtattactctcatttgattgtatgcaaagtttgttttcattttaattccgctgcacaactcatccattttcatcttaacttcaaacacaaaatacaatcaaaaggaaactcagatccaacaaagatgataaacaaggtggataaaggCTCCAGAGAGGGGTCCTTCAAACTACAATGGCTCCAAGCTCCTTAATCTTGCTTCTTGCACCTTGGAATCACtttggaatggatgaacaagaaGTGAAAGTGATGGTGGTGTGTGTGGTGGTTCACGGCCGAGAGGGAGAAGGAGGGAGAGGAGTGATGGTGTTTGATGATTGTGAAAATGAGAGAAGTGAAGGAACTTGTGGTCTTTAATAATAATTTTCCAACATGTGTTTAACCAATGGTCTTAATGTTTCTCAAGGAACCAACAAATCAAATAAACAATTTCTAGAAAATCATGAGTGGGTCCACCCATCAAAACCGTcgccaagggggggggggtatgtggTTGAGATGTAATGGCTAGTTAGATCATTTAGTTAGATTCTAAGTGATGTGTTTAGTGTTATATGTGTGATATAATGATTTAGGGTGTGTTATAATGTTCGGTGACCATAAATAGCTTggaaatgataaaacaatgcttctagtgaaaatttggtgtttcaggtagtgtccggttgttcggttggttaccggttcgttaagatgctaaattacgcagtttagtgtgctttatgttcccTTTTATgccagttttgattcccgacacttaggaaggtATTTTGGACCATTAAACAATAATTCTGCACTATATTGTAtagttaaaatgctgattttttgCTGAAaattgcagaattctgcagtttatgtgagttttaggcactttccggcacttaaacaatcactaggaaggcagttttatgatccttactttcctacacactatactagtgtagctATTGGTTtcgggctcattctgtgtcttaacatcatgtcTGTCTAAGTACTGAACTCCCATCAGTACTTCTAGTTtttctgataactgtgctaactttaTTTTGTGCACCGTTTGAATCATAATGTGTTGCATGCAATAATGGTAAATAATTATGCAACATGTAATGCACTTGTATGTATATGACAATAATCAGAAATCATTCATGTCATTAATTtaaatcaagcacagtcattaaggcACAAATTACTGTTTAACATGTACGGAATTACATGGAAAATCGACAGTTGTCACAAACAGTTTCTCATTTAAACTGTTTCTAAGCTCAATACTTTTGGCATTAATTCGTATAGGTTTgactctttcctttcggcttaatgcatcagcgactacattcgctttgccaggatggtagcaaatctcgcagtcgtaatcatttaaagtttccatccaatggcgttgcctcatgttgagatCCTTctggttaaataaatgtaaaaatTCATTACTGTTCATTTCGTTCAAGTTTTAATATAtatcacacatttagttccatacaaataatgtctccatagctttagtgcaaatacaaaggcacccaactccagatcatgcgtggtgtaattcttttcgtgcaccttcaattgttgtgatgcgtaggcaatcaccttgcctcttTGCATAAGTACACAACCTATGCTAGTGTGCGAAacatcacagtagacaacaaacTCATCTATACCTTCAGGCAAGGTTAGTACAGGAGTGTTTCTCAACTTCTGCTTGAGGATCTCAAAGGAATCCTGCTGTTTAGGACCCCAATTAAATTTTACATTCTTGCGGGTCAAAGTAGTTAGAGGGGCggctattcttgagaagttttcgataaatcttctgtaatatcctgctaatcccaagaagctgcgaatttcaGTAGGTGTCTTAGGTGCTTCCTAGTTcatgattgcttctattttagcgggatccacttggataccacgcttgctcacaacatgtccaaggaattggacttcgcgaagccagaattcgcagtTGGAGAATTTAGCGTAAAGCTTCTCCTGTTGTAGAAGTCCTAAGATGCACCTAAGATGTTTCTCATGATCAACCTGATTACgagaataaataagtatgtcatctataaagacaatgacaaacttatccaggtatggcttgcaaactcgattcatgaggtccatgaatgttgcgggtgcgttagtgagcccgaaaggcatcactaagaactcaaaTTGGTCGTACCTctttctgaatgcggttttgggcACATCTTCAGTTTTAAATTTAcgttgatgataccctgaccttagatcaatctttgaaaagaaGCTTTCCCCTTGAAGctgatcaaacagatcgtcgatcctgggcaatgggtAGCGGTTCTTGTTTGTTACTTTATTTAGCTCGcagtaatcaatgcatagacgcattgaaccatccttcttcttcccAAACAAAATGGGTGCTCCCCAAGGTGACGAGCTGGGtagtataaaacccttttccagaagTTCGTCCAATTGGGTTCTCAGTTCTTTCATCTCGGTTGGTGCTAAGCGATAAGGAGCTCGTGCAATCGGTGCTGCCCCAGGCATGATGTCGatcctgaactccacttgcctcttaGGAGGGAATCCAGTTAGTTCATCAGGGAAGACATCTGGGTACTCAGAAATGAttggaatgtcttctatctttggttttGGCTCGTCCATTGTTACCTGTGCCACGTAGATGACACATCCGCTTTTTAAGCACTTGGATGCCTTAAGTATGGACACATTATCAGGCAATCCACAGtgcgtatctccttgaatggtgaTCGATTCACCAGATGGGGTTTAGATGTTGACTAGTTTCTTATCGcaggcaatttgggcttggttatgtgataaccaatccatgcctaaaactacaTCAAACCCTGCCAATTTCATCGGCAAAAGAGATAACGGGATCGgatgattcttaatggatataaaacatccatcaagaagagtcGAAGCAGTTTCTAAGGTACCGTCAGCGAGTTCTACCTCATATTTAGTATCTAGAGTTTTAATAGGCAGATTTAACAGTTTACGAAACTTaaggtctacaaaggacttatctgcacctgaatcaaataaaactctACCATAAACATCGTatatgaggaaggtacctgttataaCTTTGTCGTCCTTCATTGCTTCTTTGGCATTCATTTGGAATACCCTTGCATTCGATTTCTTAGCCTCCTCAGGCttctttgcattctttgggctgttcgtcttgatatgccccttttcattgcaaccataacaggttgcatccttcagaTTCCTACATTCCAACGACTTGTGCCCCTTTTTTTGCAGATCCCACGGGGCTTAGTTTGTGGATCTTTGGTGCACTTCCCAAAATGCCTCTTGTCTGAAGTCTTGCACAAGGGATTCTCACCCGATTGATTGGGGTTCTTTTTGAACCCAAAAtttcctttctttttcttgtTGGAATGGTGGGATTGTTCATCTTTTCTCTTCCTCTTCCCTTCATCTGAGGTCTTTCTAGACCTACTCCTTATCACATCAAGTGTAAGGGACAAGGAGAGGTCCACAGCTGACTTGTAGGTGGTAGGCTTTGAAGCCTTGACATTTCCTTTGATTTCAGGGGCTAGAACACCTATGAAACGCACGATGCGCTTTGGTTCAGGAGTGACCAAGTAAGGGACAAGTCTGGACATAGAATTGTAACTGGTAACATATGTTCTGCAGTCCAGATCCTTCATGACTAAGGTCAAGAAATCAGTTTCAACTTTCTCCACTTCATGTTGTGGACAGTATGTTTCTTTAACCAACTCAACAAACTTGGCCCAAGAAAGGTTGTACAGAGGAATCATTCTGGTGGATTGAACCAGAGCCTTCCACCAACTTAGGGCATCGCCCTCAAATGACTACGAAACGAATTTAACCACATCCTCCTTAGTACAACCACTTATATCCACTAATGTTTCCATTTCGTCGAGCCACTTCATGCAGTCGATGGCTCCTTTCTCTCCAGTAAAGTCTCTCAGTTTGCAAGAgacgaaatacttgtaggtacaaCCTTTGTTGAAACGTGGTGCCTGACCAAACACAATCTGCTTGTGTGGTTCACTTTTCTGAGTGGATGAATGTTCAGATTCATCTTTCTTTGATGTATGCGGTTTTGAAAGGGATTTAGAATGAGTTTTCGAATGAGCATCACTCGACTCCTTTAGTACTTTATCCACAGCTTTTGTAACGGCTGTGTCTATCATGGCTTGTAACTCAGCGCCAGTGATATTCAGTCTTGTAGCATTATTCCCATCAACTGGGTGACTGTGTTGACGTGACCGTGTcatcccgatcagtcaaaaacccaattaaacctaggtagctagggtaagtcgggtatcgtatccacgaagagcatgtggtcagtatcacACGACCTGTTCGATTTGTTAGATTGTTTACAAATAATGTACAAAgtgattatgaagattgctaattttatttgtttgtttggttttgaaaataaatcGGAGTGAACCGGCAAATTGATGTTATTCTTAAAACAATGTGTGATTAACTAAAATTGTAAACTAAAGTAAAAGGTTGAAAAAGAAATTAGAATACAGATCACACCCTGTTCGATAATTgtaagacctagggttcctacatgttttaacttgattcaattgcatatagtgattaacggattTTTGTCACGAaacttaggtgccaattgctatctacgtcatagacaacggaccacaatgcacttcattacctcggacatgtaaatcctaacctaagataaggcataattgcacataaccatttcgcaaagtcaaattttatcatcactcaacaatttacgaattcgaaacaaatgcaagacaattatcaaagGTTTCAATTACTAAACCATTTGTCACAAAATCGAATCAAAAtacaaatgcataaaccctagaaaatcttacaaaaatctacaccggggtgaaaccgacgATACTAGCCGTTCATGGATGAAGAGACGCGATCACCGGATGACGAGCACGAACTCCGAGCCATGACCTTGAGTCTTGGATGAAGTATGGAGGTTAGGGTTTGAAGGTGAGGGTGGaaggatgaagatgatggtggaaTCGATTAGTTTAGAGATGATGTAGAACAGTTAGGGTTTAGAGGTTAGAGATGAAGGTTAGGGATGATGGGTTGATTAGGGATGTGTTAGATCTGGATTAGATGAAGATAAGATATGAACCTAGGCTCTTTAGACTAATTCCCCCTTCAAAACAATATGTAACCGTTGTTTTCTTGGTCAAAGATGTGTTAAATCCCGTTCCAAGTCGTCCAAAGCAAAGATTTCACGATACACACAACTGAAGACCATCGCCGACGACCAAGAGTGGCATCGGCAACGCCTTGTGCCACTCCCACTTTCGTCCGACGGTCAAATCTGCTGTATACGAGACTTTTTACGCAACGGAACTTTTTACGATGCGTCGGCGGCGGCccatatgggcgtcggcgacggtgccgaCAATTTGTGGTTCCCGTTTTTCACGTATCTTgctcccggttgacccgtttcaCGTCCCGATGGTCTGTTTTTTGTCCCGGTGGTCCATAAAGCTCCCaaatagctccttaaacttcattaaacctgcGAAACACAattttaattaaaagtaggctactTGGAATTAAAAACCATGTAAAAACATATGTTTAAACAAATacgaacaccggttttcgaccacgtatcatgTGTGCCTCGTCTGAACCAGCCATGGTGAGGCTTTGAATGTTATATACCAAGTAATAATAATTTGTTTAGTTGTCATATAGCGAATCAGCGTATTTGATGATTAACTAGCAGTGGTGTGAATAATCCATATAGGCTAATAGGTTTAGTATTTCTGAGGAAAGTGTATTTTGAAATTATTTTATTACAATTAGCCTAGGTTACAATTGAACCATCAAAGGCATTTAAACAGGATATAATCCTTTATATATATTGGACAAGGGAACATATGTTACAGCTGTCATTGTCGTATATAGCACGAATGCTCGTCTCGAAGGACATTTATAATATGGCACGAAAGGCATTGTCACTTGGACAGTTTGAAATGTAAGCCAAGATCTTATTAGATCGAGGGctttaaggtttgaacatagttcttcaccttttgacagagagtcataaactaCAACTGTCATTGATAAGAAAACGATATAGTTTAGTTTGTAGGCAAAATGAAtaacatcactaatggatgttttaatatggacATCATATTTGATGATATTAGCCATGATTCATATTGATCATTTAGGCTATGTAAAGGCTTGAAAGAATCCTAGTACTTTGATGACTAGTGTGGTTTCTCAAGCCAcattgtcaggagtgttaacatgttctggatgttaacaaggatttatTGTCTTAAGAAGATCTTTTGGAATTTCTTCGCAGATCAATAGAAATTGAAATGATTGTTTGTGAATGATGTAAGTAATATACGTGTATATGATAAAATATAAATTCCAAAAGAAATTTTTCATTGATAATACTAACGATTACAAAACtaccctaaacgggtcttttaactAACATAAATTGTCCACGCGGGGACTAAAAAGaaaacaagtcctcgcagggactattACATAAAGATAATGTGCACGTAGGGACTAACACTAAAAGAAAATGTCCACACATGGACTTAATTTAGAATAACAAATACAAGATAAAAATCTTCAATCGTCATTCCTTTTTCCCTTGATAAACTTTGCGAGACCCTTAAGAAACTTATTGGTCTTTCTCTCACCTCTATCCACCCTACGTTCAACATTTTGCACCCTTTGTAAAATTTCTAGTTATTGTTGGGGTGGAGGTTGAGGTTATGGCTGTGATTGGGTGGAGGGTATTGATACCCATAGATAGGATACCCAGTTAGGTATACAGGTGGGAAAGGTGAAGGATAGAGAGCATTATAAGTGACCGCTTCGACGTATGGGTCGTAAGCAGGTGGTTGGTAGTTATAACCTGTAGGAGCTTGTGGCTCGAACGGGTTATACCCAGTCATATCTGGGTATGTAGGGATAGGGTTTTCGAAACCCATCGGAGGTGGTTGTGGTGCAAAGGTGGCCGGTGTGATGTCAATTTCCGACACAACATTTGAAGGTCCATCCATTTGTGGATCTTCAGGGATGGGAGGATAGTTGCTAAAAGCTTGAGGGGAGCTAAATTCTGggccccctcgcacggacatgcCTGCGTTTCTCCTCCGCCTTGGTCATTTTGGTGGTGGCGGAGGGTGTTCCTCTGCTGGTAATGGTGGTGGTGTCACCGCTTGAAAGTGTGGCTCCTCTGATGGAGGGTGTGGTGGGGTGTTGTGGTAGGAAGGAGTGTTTTCAAATTTCCACTGTCCCCACCATTCGGCATACTCATCAGGACCTTGGTAGGGAGATCCGCAAAGGACGAACCACTTGAAATATCGATGGGACACGTGGGCGTCCCAGAAGGTGGCATTGCTGGATCTGGATCTTCATCCATATCCATATCTTCAGAGAAGAGATATTCAGGACCCAACAGGTTATGACCTGCTGGTGAGTTGATGTAATCGTTAGGGTCAAAGTGACCCTGGGAATAGGAGTGGTGAGATTGGTGAGAAAGGTGAGAAGAATGATGAGAATGATATGATGCAGCGAAATCTGCAAATGTTATGAGTGTTGGGGCTCTTGCGGTTGCTGTGGCCCAAAGGAGTGGTGGTAAGATGGCGAAGTGCTTAACGAGACAGATCGCCTAGCGGGTTCCAGCGAATGTCTCCGATTATCATAAGGATCAGAGCTAAAAGATGCTGATGGGGTGCGGCGGTGTGAAGGCCTCGCCTGGCTAGATGGTCCTCCTCTCATAGCACCCTTGCCTTTTCCTCTTCTAACTCGTGGTGGCATCTTCTATGTTTGAACCTGTCAAAAACAAGAAAAACCAATATATATAAACTAAATAAAGATCAAGATTATtcctaggtcatttgcctagacATGGAAGGctaaggaatgtgctattgtgtcattgagattaaacacaaaaggctagtgtttaattcactcaatgttagctctgataccaacctgtcataCCTCGATATTTCCACATAATCCGGTGGGCCCGATAGgtagtatcgtgacgtagttgataccATCATAGTCAATTAAACACActtatagcacagcggaaggcttggaaGGTAAATTACTATTACAACCCAAATGTTCAAAGTACGAATAAAAGAATATACAGACGgttgtaaaggatccacaggcggatctttaaataaaaatataaaacggAGTTCCATAGACTTTAAGGCATCTAAGgacttgcaagatcctcttattaAACACCAAGTAGCTCTAGCCTATTACGCGAGGTACCTGTCAcatagtcttttgaaaatacgtcagtttacactggtaaatacaattaactgactcttttgaaaaaagtttatgaaaattggtttaggtgc
Above is a window of Helianthus annuus cultivar XRQ/B chromosome 14, HanXRQr2.0-SUNRISE, whole genome shotgun sequence DNA encoding:
- the LOC110942592 gene encoding extensin-1-like, with the protein product MSVRGGPEFSSPQAFSNYPPIPEDPQMDGPSNVVSEIDITPATFAPQPPPMGFENPIPTYPDMTGYNPFEPQAPTGYNYQPPAYDPYVEAVTYNALYPSPFPPVYLTGYPIYGYQYPPPNHSHNLNLHPNNN